The genomic interval CAATGGGGAAGCTGGTAAAAATAGCATGCAAAGGACAACACGCAGGTACCTGTGGATGAAACCAGCCTTGCcaaaaatacagtaaatacataattattcTCACAGGAGGGCAgctgagaaagagaaatgaagactacAGACAATGCTGAATGGAAAACAAAGATCCTCTATCCCAACAGATCAAAGTGAATCTCctagaaattttaatttcaccaCTGACAACCTCAAAGCAAGTTTAAGAAAGTTCTATTATTctggaatgaaaataaagagtGAATACGAATCTACAAATAGGCCGTTATTGATTGCAACATAGAAACCCTAAAGGTCACAAAGTCAGTTGTGCAGTACAGTAACTGAGGTTAATGAGGAACAGCCCATAATGAAAATGCTCACAATTTCTAGCAATCTGGTCCAAAAACAATTCACCCTATGATATAACTTGTGGTTATATAACTATTAAGAATACTttcccagccaggcgcagtggctcacacctataatcccagcactttgggaggccgatgggggtggatcacctgaggtcagaagttcgagaccaacctggccaacatggcaaaaccctgtctctactaaaaatacaacaattagccgggcatggtggtgcgcgcctgcagttccagctacacaggaagctgaggcaggagaatcgcttgaacctgggaggcggaggttgcagtgagccgagatcatgccattgcactccagactgggtgacagagctactctgtcttaaaaaaaaaaaaaagtgagaaccCAACTGTGGACTATTATTACTTTATGAAATCACAACCTGAGATGTCAACACTAAAATGGCtggctgaggccgggcgcggtggctcaagcctgtaatcccagcactttgggaggccgagacgggcggatcacgaggtcaggagatcgagaccatcctggctaacacggtgaaaccccgtctctactaaaaaacacaaaaaactagccgggcgaggtggtgggcgcctgtagtcccagctactcggaaggcctgaggcaggagaatggcataaaccgggAGGACGgagctttgcagtgagctgaagaaccggccccactgcactccagcccccggGCAACagaagcgagactccgtctcaaaaaaaataaaataaaataaaatggctggCTGGCCGGCCCTAATTCTTTCTATTAGATTGCAAGGTGAGAGGCAGAACAGAGTGAATAAAACTGTAAGTAGAGTAGACCAACTTTTAAGACATATCCCAGCAGGCACAAGAGCAAAAGACATCTCTGGTCCCAAAGTGTTGTTCAGTCCTCTAATTTACACGTcaatttttcctgcctcaggtaCCTGTGCAGTCTGGTCACGCAGAACATGGACGTCATAGCCCAAAAGCTTGAAGAGGGTGACTAGAGTACTGTGGTCCACATCCCCTCCAGAGCGAAATTCCAGTTCTTTCTCTCCAGTGAAGTGCACATTGCTCAACACCAGTGCTAGGCCACGAGGCCGAGACTGCAACCTATAAGCCTGGGAAGGAGAGGCCAGTTAGAGGATGAGCATCTCGATGACAGAAGATTCCCCGGCTAGATTAgacatttcaagaaaacaaaaacattgtagTTTTCTTCTTAACCCCCAGCaggtaaaaacagacaaatgctCACATAAGGCATTTAACCAGTAACAACTTTCTGACTAATAAGGCAGAAAGGAAATGTACATGCAAACTAAGTTCAGGTTCCCTGGAAGGGTGTCTAATTTCCCAACTCTCTTCCTCTTGTCATTATGCAAAAACTCACCAGCTGGAAGtgtgtttgataaaattcaggaGTGCAAGGCTTCACCTGAAGGCAGACAGGACCATCTTTATTGTCTAGGGAGTATTCCACAGTATCTGTGGTatagacagaaaaccaaaaaactagtATCTAACTTAAccaccaatcttttttttttttttttttggagacggagtcttgctctgtcgccggggctggagtgcagtggccggatctcagctcactgcaagctctgctcccgggttcatgccattctcctgcctcagcctcccgagtagctgggactacaggcgcccgccacctcgcccggctaaccACCAATCTTAAAATGTCATTGTAACTTCAGACATCTCTTGGAACTAGGTTTTGATAAATATTGGTCTCACTCACTCCCCGAAACTGTAggcttcatgagggcagagactcTTCGTTTTAGCTCACTAAAGGATTCTCTGCACATAGCTTGCATGTAGCAGATGCTCAACTGGCTGAATGACTAAATGGGCTAGTTGATAAAAGTCTTGTTCCAATCACTAGGCTGCTCCATCAGCAGGCTGGTGGCCCCAAATGTAGTCTTTTCTCTTTCAGCTTTATAAAGGCCAATTGAGCATGAACTTCCTGCCTATATACATGCTACTCAAAGGGCCAATTATCATAAAAACTGTTATCTCGGGTGGAAGAGAAATGGGACCACCTATTTATAATACCCTGCCTaggcggtgactcacgcctgtaatcccaacactttgggaggccgaggcaggcagatcacgaggtcaggaaacggtgaaacccgtctctactaaaaatacaaaaaattagctgggcatggtggcgtgcgcctgtaatcccagctactcaggaggctgaggcaggagaatcgcttgaacccaggaggcagagtttgcagtgaggtgagatcgtgtcattgcactccagcctgggcgacagagcaagactccatcataaGAGGGGGaggtggaaaacaaaaacaacctcctGCCTAAACTGTCCTACTAGCCCCTTAACAAATTCACTGACAACTGTTCCCAGTATAAAATATgtctcagctgggtgtggtagcttatgcctataatcccagcactttgggaggccaagacaggaggatcacttgaggccaggagtttgacaccagcctgagtaacaaagtgagactccttctctacaaaaaatttaaaagggagctaggtgttgtggcatgcacctataatcccaggtacttgggaggttgaggcaggaggagcccttcaacctaggagttcgaggctgcagtgagctatgatggtgccactgcattccagcctgggtgacagaacaagaccctatttcttaaaaaaaaaaaaaaaaaggctcatgtTAGGGCAAAGCCAGATACCagacaagaaaggaaaagtcaaaCTGGGATCTGGGACaccccctctccttttttttttttttgagactgactctcactctgtcgccaaagctggagtgtggtggcattgtgttggctcactgcaacttccgtctcctgggttcaagcaattctcctgcctcagcctcccgagtagccgggattacaggcacccaccaccacgcccagctagtttttatatttttagtagagacggggtttcaccatgttggccaggctggtctcaaactcctgacctcaggtgatccacctgcctcagtctcccaaagtgctggagtcgactataggcgtgagccaccgcccccgccTGGGACCCCTTTTAGTCCATCAATTCTCACCTGTCGACAGGCGGACCTTCTTGTGAAGTGGACAGGACTCACACACCGGGAAAGGGAGACTCAAGTCGTAGTCACAGCTCAACTGTAAGAAATCAAAACTCATGACAGACCTTAGGGAGATGGTCTGCTTCAAATGCAACAAAATCTAGTCTCCCTCACTCTGACTTATAAATTGCTTTCCAGTCAAACTTTCCTTCCCAACACCCCATATTACTAAAGCTTCATACCGGTGGGAGTACATGCTGAAGCCCGGAAAGGGTGGTGAGCAACATATCCTCCAGGTGGCCTTGCTTGGTCTCCCTCAGTGCTTCACAGAAGGCATCAAAAGCTTGGGGACCCCTCTTAGGCAGCAAGTTGAGGAGTTCCACGTTCTGGCTGAAACTGCCCACTTTGGCCTAAGACACAATAATAAAACATGAAATCGTATTTACTTCTCTACCTATAATTCTATTTCTCCACGTGAGTTTCCTAGTAGTGTCCTCACTCATCTCAATAATTCTTTTTACAGGAAAAGATATGTTTAGGTGAAGTCCTTCCTGTTATTCTTGAATTATATGTCATTTCTGTCAAATGCTCTATGGTAGAAGGGCACTTCCATTTCTTTAGAAAGGTACGAcatccagctgggtgtggtggctcacacctgtaattccagcactttgggaagccgaagcaggtggatcatgaggtcaggagattgacaccatcctggctaacacagtgaaaccccatctctactaaaaatacaaaaaattagccaggtgtggtggcacccgcctatagtcccagctacttgggatgctgaggcaggagaatcacttgaacctgggaggcagaggctgcagtgagccaagatcgcgccattgcactccagcctgggcgacagagactctgtctcaaaaaaaaataaaaaataaaaaaaaaaaaggaagaaagatacgacatccttttaatattttctcatgcTCTGTTCCCACCCCTATGATCAATTTAtcttctctcttctgcctccAGATACCTGGATGAGCTCTCTCATTTCCAAGGTGATGATGTCCTTCTCCAGAAGATGTTCTAACAGTTCACTCAACAACAGCTGTTTGGCTAGCACCACTCGGTTCTTTTTTAGAGTTTCCTGATGGTGAGGATGCATGCCACACACTCCCAATATCCTACAGATAAAAGGTAGAGGGAAAGGCTGTCAAGTACACAATTTGGCACAGAAGAGTGGAGTGGAAGAGGCATGAATAGGAAGAACAAAAAAGAGTAAGTCTTCTAATAACCAAGATTATGCATATTTATTGAATCTGGTTAAATCAAAGATGTACTAAGCAGTAACGTATTGATCATAAGAAAATAATGTCTAATTCCTTATGGTTTATGTTCAGCTGAGATCATCTGAGATGAATGGTCTGACTAGGGGAGGGAAATGTCTAGCTTAAGCAAAATAATACCCCCAAACATACTTATTTATGAGAAGAAATACTTCTCTGATAGACCAATTTTAATTAAGAGAACTATTTCAGAAAACATCTCACATTATTTAAGCTGGTGAAAGTGACAGAAGTTTATAATGATCTTGGATGAGGGCTAAAATAACGCTATGACAAAAACTCAAGCCAACGGctttaacagaaaataaatgaggtTGACACTAACTCTTTCACTAatgatataaacatataattacatgtttttttaaaactttaagttcCAGTGACAAAATGGCACTAGAAATTATCAGAATCCCATTAAGATGTGGATAAGCAGAAAGTATGACAGAAAGTCATAGTGGGTAGGTACTTATCTATTTACtttaaaagagacagagtctcactatgccacccaggctggagtgcagtggctcttcaCAGGTATGATCCCATTACAGAGCAGCACAGGAGTTTTGACTCGCCCAGCTTTTGACCTGGGCTGGTTCACCcttccttaggcaacctggtggacCCTGGCTCCCAGGACATCACCACACTGATGCTGAACTTAGTGTGGACACGTGACTGGTACAGcacactacagcccagaactcctggactcaagtgatcctcctgcctcagcctcccaagtagttgggactacaggcatgtgctgtcacctccagctaattttgcCACGGGCTTGCAAAGAGATCAGCTTCTGCTTATAAACTAAAATAATCCTATTGCCAATATATGTCATCTACATGCCTACTTTACATAAATCCAGAGTTCTCTAGCCTGCCAAGTCACATTTTCCAAATATGTGACAACAGGAAGGGTGGCACCTGATAGCAGTGAAGATATAGTAACTTCAGTTTATAACTTCAAAACCTACTCTAAAATGCATCCTGATTTCTAAGGTGTTAAAACAGGaagggaggccgggcacggtggctcatgcctgtaatcccagcactttgggaggctgaggtggatagatcaccagaggtcaggagtttgagaccagcctggccaacatggtgaaaccctgtctctactaaaaatacaaaaaattagctgagtgtagtggtgcatgcctgtagtcctagctactggggaggctgaggcagaagaatcgcttgaacctgggagatggaggttgcagtgagctgaaatcattccactgcactccagcctgtacgacagagcaaagactccgtctaaaaaaaaaagggggggggagggAAAAAATGTGTATCTTAGAATCAGTGAAATACCACATATCTATGGAATGGATGCACTTGGCTTGGAGATGTTATTGGGTGAGAGATTTATAGTTAGAAGAGGGAAGAGCAGGGTCTTGGAGGAACTGAGAGACCTAAGATAGCAGGTGGGATCCTAAAGCAGACAAAGTGGGTTGGAAGCAGTCAACGAATCTGAGGTTTGGAAAAGTGAGCCTGAAACtccatttttccttatttttactgTAATATTTCCGTTACCCCAGACTTTCAGTAAACACCGGCTACAAGAAAAAAagctatacaaataaaaaaatccacTTAAGAATGAATCACTTTCGAATACATCAAAGCAGTAATAACGATCACATATAACACTGCAGCTGGGATACCAACCAATGGTGCAGCAGATTTCTTCCATTAGTTTACCAGTAGTATTCGCTCCTTAAAttgttctcttcctctttttccatgACAGCATCCGGGAGTCTTCTCTCTGCCTACCCAATTCCTGTTTTCTTTAGAGGGCCTTTGGCCTCCCCTTAATGTTGATATTCCATTAGGGACGCCCCTTCAAAGAGCCTTTCCCTAGACAATCTCACCCATACTTGCAACTTACTGACTTACAGTTCTTAACTCTCTCGAGTCCCAGACTTGAATTTTCAATCAACTCTTTAGTTTTAATCTGAAGCATCAAGCACTCTGCACACCCGCTCCTTCCTCTACTCCATAGTATGAGTCTTAAACGTGAACATTACAAAAGTTTCCAATCATTTAGAATTTCAGGACAGAactggaaggggaggaggggtgAAGGGCACCACGGGAGTTCCTACGTCTTAATTCTGTGTCCTTCTGCAGGTTCCCTTTGCGAAGACCTTAATCTTCAGTCTCGAGCAGGAGGCATTACAATGTTCTCCTGGGTGATGCCTGCCATGAAATGAAAAGACCGGGGCAGAGGCATGGACACTTGGAACCACAGGAACCCCCCTGTTCTGCCAAAAGTACTCAATTTCCAAACCCTGTACTGACTTCTTCGAAAATCCGGTGATTGTATGCAAAGCCATGCAGATCATGATACAGTCGACACAAATCAAATGCACACCAGGCAGAGCACCGAGGTCTGCAGAAGGTCTCGGCGGTTTTTAAGGGGGCAGAGTATAGTCTTTTTATAGTCTCCCTCATAAGGGAGCCAGAGGAAACGATGAAGAATCTTCAAGAGAAGCCAAGAGCGGGCAGGACTGCAAAGAGCTCCCCTTATTTAGAACCCTCGTGGGTTGAACAAAGGGAGGCTAGGGCAGTCTTTTCCCACGAGGGACAAGGCCAAGAGGTCCGCCCGCGGGCCCCTGCGCAGTCAGGCTCGGAGCTGCTCGGCGGGGCCTCCCACCCTTGGCAGGAAGCGCGGACAAGGCTGCTTTCCGGGGCTCCGAGGGGAGGGGGCTGCAGGGCCGCACGCCTGGGGCCAACGTTCCCCTTCCCTGGACCCCCCTTAGTAGCCCTAAGACTGTTCCTTACTTACCTGCG from Rhinopithecus roxellana isolate Shanxi Qingling chromosome 6, ASM756505v1, whole genome shotgun sequence carries:
- the CASP2 gene encoding caspase-2 isoform X2, whose amino-acid sequence is MHPHHQETLKKNRVVLAKQLLLSELLEHLLEKDIITLEMRELIQAKVGSFSQNVELLNLLPKRGPQAFDAFCEALRETKQGHLEDMLLTTLSGLQHVLPPLSCDYDLSLPFPVCESCPLHKKVRLSTDTVEYSLDNKDGPVCLQVKPCTPEFYQTHFQLAYRLQSRPRGLALVLSNVHFTGEKELEFRSGGDVDHSTLVTLFKLLGYDVHVLRDQTAQEMQEKLQNFARLPAHRVTDSCIVALLSHGVEGAIYGVDGKLLQLQEVFRLFDNANCPSLQNKPKMFFIQACRGDETDHGVDQQDGKNHAGSPGCEESDAGKEKLPKMRLPTRSDMICGYACLKGTAAMRNTKRGSWYIEALAQVFSERACDMHVADMLVKVNALIKDREGYAPGTEFHRCKEMSEYCSTLCRHLYLFPGHPPT
- the CASP2 gene encoding caspase-2 isoform X1, with the translated sequence MAAPSTGSWSTFKHKELMAADRGRRILGVCGMHPHHQETLKKNRVVLAKQLLLSELLEHLLEKDIITLEMRELIQAKVGSFSQNVELLNLLPKRGPQAFDAFCEALRETKQGHLEDMLLTTLSGLQHVLPPLSCDYDLSLPFPVCESCPLHKKVRLSTDTVEYSLDNKDGPVCLQVKPCTPEFYQTHFQLAYRLQSRPRGLALVLSNVHFTGEKELEFRSGGDVDHSTLVTLFKLLGYDVHVLRDQTAQEMQEKLQNFARLPAHRVTDSCIVALLSHGVEGAIYGVDGKLLQLQEVFRLFDNANCPSLQNKPKMFFIQACRGDETDHGVDQQDGKNHAGSPGCEESDAGKEKLPKMRLPTRSDMICGYACLKGTAAMRNTKRGSWYIEALAQVFSERACDMHVADMLVKVNALIKDREGYAPGTEFHRCKEMSEYCSTLCRHLYLFPGHPPT
- the CASP2 gene encoding caspase-2 isoform X3, with amino-acid sequence MAAPSTGSWSTFKHKELMAADRGRRILGVCGMHPHHQETLKKNRVVLAKQLLLSELLEHLLEKDIITLEMRELIQAKVGSFSQNVELLNLLPKRGPQAFDAFCEALRETKQGHLEDMLLTTLSGLQHVLPPLSCDYDLSLPFPVCESCPLHKKVRLSTDTVEYSLDNKDGPVCLQVKPCTPEFYQTHFQLAYRLQSRPRGLALVLSNVHFTGEKELEFRSGGDVDHSTLVTLFKLLGYDVHVLRDQTAQEMQEKLQNFARLPAHRVTDSCIVALLSHGVEGAIYGVDGKLLQLQEVFRLFDNANCPSLQNKPKMFFIQACRGGAIGSLGHLLLFTAATASLALPRALPDAW